One Argentina anserina chromosome 6, drPotAnse1.1, whole genome shotgun sequence genomic window, GAGTCGATCCCCGGCGGCGAGAAGTACACGCAGATTAAGAAGAAGCTCCGGGAGCTGAAGCTCCACACCGTCTGCGAGGAGGCCAAGTGTCCCAACCTCGGCGAGTGCTGGTCCGGCGGCGAAACCGGCACCGCCACCGCCACGATCATGATTCTCGGCGACACGTGCACGCGCGGTTGCAGGTGAGGTGTTCGACGAAATGTGTGTCAGAGATGAGGTCTTTGGATTTTGTTGGTTGAAATGTTGAGTGGAGATTGTTGTGCTTCAAATGTGTGCAGGTTTTGTAACGTGAAGACTTCGAGGACGCCGCCGCCGGCGGACCCGAATGAGCCGGCGAATGTGGCGGAGGCGATTGCATCGTGGGGGTTGGATTACGTGGTGATTACTAGCGTGGACAGAGATGATATGGCTGATCAAGGGAGTGGACATTTCGCCGAGACGGTGATCAAGTTGAAGACACTCAAACCTAATATGCTGATCGAGGCTTTAAGTATGTTTTAGCTTTCGTAATTACTTTGCTTTAGCTAAGCTGATTTTTGTTATGAGTTACTGTATTGAGGTACATTGTTAGGGAGTAGCTGGTACATCGTTTATGTCTATACTTACAATGTCTGATTTATCTTTCATGTGCATTGGCTTTGTGTGTTGTAGTTCCTGATTTTCGAGGGGATTCAGTTTGTGTCAAGAAAGTTGCGACATCAGGACTAGATGTCCTTGCTCACAATATTGAGACTGTGGAAGAGCTTCAGAGTGCAGTAAGGGATCATCGCGCAAATTTCAAGCAATCTTTAGATGTTTTGATGATGGCTAAAGAGTATGCTCCGGCTGGGACACTGACAAAGACTTCAGTAATGTTGGGGTGTGGGGAAACACCTGATCAAGTTGTGAAGACAATGGAGAAGGTGAGAGCAGCTGGCGTTGATGTGATGACATTCGGTCAATACATGCGGCCATCAAAGCGCCATATGCCTGTGTCTGAATACGTCACTCCTGAGGCTTTTGATAAGTATCGAGAGATAGGCATGGAAATGGTATGCGttcatctttttatttttattattattatttttaaatatccTGGTTATGTGTTAGAACTAGTTCTCCTAAGCATTAGTTCTATCCTCATTCCTTGTCGTTCGGGGAAACTTTTTTTGGGGGCTGGGAGTATTTCTTGCATGTCATATACATTTTATGTGTATGCCTGTGCTGGCTAGGACAACTGCATTGGCACCATATTAATTGCTGTATGGTCGGTGGGGCGCAgtaatttctttatattattatGTCAGCATTGATAGATATTTCCTTTAGTGTCTTCATTTCTGACTTACTAGTATGCCATAACCATTTGCTATAGGAGAGAACCACTCCTCTCATATTGGTACTGTGATGCGCATTGCAATGTTCTAGGTATGACTAATTCTTACAGAGAACGATGCATTGAGTGGCCCAAGTTCTTGTTATGGACCACTGATCTATTGAAATAGGGGTTTAATAGATGTTACAAGACTCCTATATCAGTCAGGGCAAACCCCTATTGTCAGCAGTGATGTCTTACTGAAATAAAGATTAAAGGACTTGATTTTAGTTTCATACTCACAATTGCACACTATAGACCAATGATGGTAATGTTCCATCATGGACAGCTTTAGTCCTTATTGTCCGGTTGCTCCCAATTCCTAAACCTGGATATCAGAGCTTAGCAGgtattctttgtgtgatgatTCCATAATATTTACAttctatatttttataatataatataCTAAGCTCGATGATTTGAATATGCAAATTTTCACTTTCTTTACGGTAGGGGCCTTTTATGTGTCTTGCACTATGATTCCATTAATTGGCTTTGGCTTTGGCTTTAAGTAAAGTTCCGGGAACAAATGATTagataattataatttttactgtttttttATGTGTTGGTGATATCTATTGAATGACAGTCTCTGTGTGGACAATTTTCATTGTGCAAAGTAGATCATTGAATGTATACTGATTTGATACATCTCATCACATCAAAGATATGATCAGAATGTATAACAGATGAATTAACCATCTATTTTGAATGGAACAGGGTTTCCGGTATGTGGCATCTGGTCCGATGGTCAGGTCGTCATATAAAGCAGGTGAATACTACATCAAATCTATGATAGAGGCCGATCGGGCTGCATCCTCGCACCCTTCTGCTGCATGATGAGTGACTTTCTTTCCTACGTACAACTATTTTCATGTCTGTATTTTCATAAAGTATCAATCTGTATTCTTTCCCCTTGCTTGGCTCAGTCTTTATTGTACAAGTAATGATTATACAGGCCGAAGCTTACATGGGCTTGACACTGTTCGAGCTGTATACTCACCTCATTGTAATTACCAGATATTGCTCCCCCTCTCCATTGGGGTTTCGTTTTACTCTGATCGCTGTTGTTAATCCGCTCGCTAACAGTACTACTAACAAGAATTTTCGCTTATTCTTGCATGCCATTCTACTTGTGCTGCTCCTTTTTTCTGTTCTGCACCTTGGCCCGAAACATACAGGGGAGACTGATACGATTGAAGTATTGATACGTCGTGCCCTAGCTGAATCGACCAAACGGGTTGGGGGTCCTTGTTGAGGGCTCACTGACCTACTCACTTATTATCAGTACCGACTGTACTGGGTACTAGAAGTCTGATGGTCTTCATTCCCAGGCTTCAGTTCTTGTATTGAACTTTCAGGAGGTATTGTTGGTAGGTCACATGCATCCATATCTTGATGGTGGCGTGTGCAtatctttcaattttgtcCATTCTATACCCCTTCtgttccttttccttttcctcttTTCAAAAATGGAGAAATTTTACCCTTGATAACCCCTGTGAAAAGTGACCAAGCGTTTTCACTGTAATTTGAAAGCAAAACCAGACCAAGCCTCTCTCATCTATCTAAACCTCCGCCCTGTAAAACACTCCCCAGCCTCTTTCTTTCACCTCCCCCCAAATCGTTTTTATGACCGTTAATATTCAAATGTCTTTCCAACCCTCAACCTCACCCTCTCGTCTTCACCATTAAACCACTCTGACATTACCTGCTTTGAGTTTTCACAGACCAAAATCCATAAATGGGTTGCTGTTTGGGCACCTCCAGGTCCCCAAAACCAGTCCCACCTCCCCTCAACAACGGCCCCAACCACTTCCGACCCCAGAAACCAAACTCCCTGACCCAAATCCAGCCGAAAAGCTATGCCGCAAGACCCGAAACCAGGTCCCCACCGCCGCCACCGGTTGTGGAAGAAGAGACTGTGAAGGAGGTCCTCTCCGAGACCCCATTTCCCAAGCCCCAAACCGCAGACATTCCCCCGGAGAAAACCACCCTTTCGCCGCCTCCGAAAGAAGAGCCGAAGCTGCCAGCTGAGCCGCCGCCGCCGAGAGGGGCGGCCTCCGAGCCTTCTCAGCTTACAGAGTCATGTGGGGTCAGTGAGAGCTACTCGTACTCCACAACCACTACCGCCACTACTGTCGCAGATGGCAGAGACGATGAAGCTACCAGTAACCGGAAGAGGGAGTTGGGTCCGAGAGCAAATGGGGCTTCTGGGCCGGTGCGGCGTAAGCGTCCTTACTCCGGCGAGGTTTCTAGCCAGAGAGAGAGGGGGCCTAAGCCGCAGCAGCGGAGGACGCCGGAGCCGGCGGTTGAGAAGAGGAACAGGACGGAGACGGCGTCGTTTAGGGGACGGGAGTCGAGTCAGCTGAGGACCATGCAGAGGAGTGGTGCGGTTCCTACTGGAGTGAGGCGTGAGACCGTTTCGTCCAGGTCGAGGTCACCGGCTACCCGGAATGTGGGTGGAGTGAATCGAGCGGGTAGAGGGAAGAGCCCCGCGAAGGTGGCCGGAAGAGGCGGGGGAAGTTCTTCGTCGGTGGGAGTGGAGGAGGGTGAGAAGAAGGGAAACTGCAAAGAGGCAAAAGAGGAAGTGTTGGCCGGAAAAAAAGAGGCTAAAGAGGTGGATCAACCAAAGGAAGGCGGCGTGTCACAGCCGCAGCAGGGGAACGAGTCCCTTGACAATCCTCTGGTTTCGTTAGAGTGCTTCATCTTTGTCTAGTTGTGTGTTCATGGTTGCATTTTGTCATGGTGTTTCTTTGTTTAGCGGAATTGAGCAGAATGTGCTTTTGATATAGTAGCTTGGTGTAGCAAAGCCTGTACTTTGCAGGAATGAAAAAATTGTTCTAGCTTTCGAAAACAATGTAAATTCTCTTGAAATGGTATGAAGATCGCTCGTGTTGGCGTGTTGCTTGATCTATGGATCTATCAAGATGTTCATGTTGCTCAATCCAAAGTTCTTTCTGTTCTGTTCAAATTAAGTTTGAGACTTGCGAAATGTCTAGGGCTATGCTGAATAAGGAACCACTTGAACGCCATTAGTTCACATTGGCCTAACTATACATATTGTTCAGTTCTTGCCTAAAACTTGCTTCCCAATGCTAAAAAAAGTTCTAtgtagataaaaaaaaaaacttgggtTTTGCAGTCGCGTTGATGTCTAAGCTTTGCCTTCAGAATTTAGCTTCAGGAGTTGGGGTCGACGTTGAAGCATGGCTTGCGTTGATGGAGTGGAGAGGCCAAGTGACATGCTCACGAGGACATGGAGGTGGGGCAGGGTGTGCAATGAAGGTAGGAGTATTTTCCCCCGGCATCACTACAGATACTTCTCTAGCATAATTTGTAATCTGCAGaagcaaagaagaagatacCAGTCAAATTACATCAACTTTAACATTTAGCCACAATGTCACAGTCAAAACGAATACCTTCAACTATAAAAAGGGAGGAAGCATGCTCTGAATCTTCCATTCTTACGGTACAAGAAAAGAAGATAAAACTGATATTATAGTCATTCCTTCCTCCTCGACTAGGTTAAACAAGAAATATAGATAAAGAACTCGTTCCTTTGGCCCTATAATACTAAACTTGTCTGCAGAATGCATAACAAGTAGCCTTCACAGTTCACATTAACCAAGTGTATTCGAAATGCACTGTAAATTAAGAAAACTAGTCAATCTTGTCGCGACGCTTGGCATAAGGTAGTGAAAATTAAGCTAACTGAGTCAATTATATGATGGTGTTTTTCCTTAAACAACAGAGGTATGCCCTTTTTCGAgatcatatacatattcatATGCATATAGAAAGCATCAACGTTTTTGGCACATATGGTGACTTTGAACTTAGAATCCCATAAACTAAGAACTTCCTAACATAGGTCCTTGCACGCAAGCATGTGATAAGTTTGGACTTCCATGCTTCATTTTGGGTACGAATTAGTTATTGAAATCAATAATGTCTTCATTTTTGATATATCAGATATGCAGATCACCCAGATTGACGACAAGAACACAAACCAAGCACACAGAAAATTAACATCTCTACATGAGCAAAGATAAAACAGTGGTAATGCAAAATGATTTAAAAGTGATGCAGATTGATCAGAATGTGATGAAAAGATCTTAAATTATGATTTTCCGTTGATAATGCAGGTACTATGCAGTATTACGCAGACGTAGTGCAACCCACTATAGAATTAGAAACTCCAAATTATACCTCTAATCAACTTTTTAAGCAACCGTGACCTGTAATCCTTAACCAAAACCACCAGCCAACTAATCCAATTAGCTAATTAAGCTTAAATAATCACTTCAAAAATTATAAGTAATCGGTTGGTAAACAATTTCAAAAGGAACATATATTCCTAATAGGCTAATATTATTCCATGCGGCTTTCTATCTGTTTTCGTTCAAACGATACGTATGATGTTTCCAGCTTTAGGATTATTAATGGAACTATGAACTTCTCTCCAAAATGGACTAAGGGACTTCAAATCATCAAACAGGGAAAGAAAGAAACTTGGAAACATTATCTGAAGGCCTACTTTGAGCACCAAATTTAAAGCTTACTTTGGAAGAGTTGTGATCAAGCTTGGGATTGTTATCGTAGCTGAATTGTGTCCGAGCAGTATCACTGGGCTGTGATGTTGGTCTGGACCTCCTGAAGAATCTCTCAAAAATCGCCATAATAATAAACATGGATATGAGGATGGCAGTAGCTACAAAACCCATGTACACAGCATTGACAGAGTTGTTGAAGTTACTGCTCCATTGAACATCTTCTTTCTCTGCATTTTGATTAAGAGGAGCTGCCCTTGGAGGTACCAGAGCTATGGCGGTTCTCCAAGTATCTTCACCTCCCATGACTATTCTCAGAGGAACAGAGAGAAATAAACAAGGATGAAGGACGAGAGACAAGTTGGAAACTTCGAGATGAGGTTTTATATTGTTTAAGCTACTATATTGTATGCAGGTTGGGCTTTACAGATTAAAAAGGAACCATATTAAAAGTTTATATATACGAGAAGTGTACTTAGTACACCTCTAGCAAACTTTGTTGCCAactttttcttaataaatttcttttttaccCTACCTCATGTCCTCTCAAGTTTCGCTCAAGTTCAGTTAGATGTGAatttttcaaatatatttgatGATTTACGTTAATGAGGGTGAGAGGAATCTCTCACGTAAGTTCGCTTAATTACCATTATTCCGTAGATGGTGATGACTTCGACCATGACTTCCTCCCATCTATCGTGCATGAACTTAATCTGCTGGATGAAATAGCTGCAGGAGATGAAGATGATAGCAATAATGTCGATTGAAGTATCCTAATGCTCATGCCAAAATCTCGCTAAAGCACCAAGAAGGCTACAACATTCCCAAGACGGCTAGGATTGTGTACAAAATGTGAGGAGGGGGAAACTGAAGAAATCCAAGAAGCCCAATATAGTCACTATGTATAGGAATGGGCATTCAAGGTTTGCTCCACTGCCTGAAGACGGCAAATACCAGTTCTTAGTATATACTATTAGCTAGCTGGTATTCATTTATCAATCACGAACGCCATGCTTTAATTCTGTTACCTGTTAAGATAAATATATGGTTCATATATCAGTCTCGCTCCGTAGCTTGTTTTTAGAAACTTTTGATTTACTGAATGTTTATGTTCATCTAGCTTATCCAGTTGTTCCACTAATTAAAcagattaatttctttttgaataTCATCGATATGTAATCCATTATGAAGATGTCTAATATATGGGAATCATAGCATTGCATGTGCAGAAGAAAGAACCAGAAGACCACAATGCACTACCAGACAATGCGAATTTTCCTTTATGCATGCTATAGGTTAAGATTTAATTTTCAGAAAAAGGTTAAGAATTTATTTCTCAGCTGAATCTTGGTGTTATACATAGTGATTTGGGAGAAACTAAACCATCAAGATCAATACTGCTAAGCATATGCTGTACTGTAAACCCTTTTAATGGTGCAAAGATTAAGAATACTCAAGAGCACCTTATCGCTAGTGCACCTAGGGATCTTAAATTGGCTCAATGCTGACCCATTTCCTATGAAGTACTCCAAAATCTTTCTGAAAGTTCCTTTCTCCACAATCCTCAGCTCTAGAGGCCCAATTGAGTTGCTCCTCCTTGAGACTACATACCCATGATCAACAAACGAAGCATCCATTTCTCTGCagcattcaccaagaaccctATCTTCGACATCTCCTTTGATCTCCCAGTAAATTATGTAGTGGCCGGGTTGGTTCACCACATCCGCATGGCTTGTGAAGTCGATTAGTTCAGCTTTGGATTTGCTCAGAAGCTGAGACCCTCTCTCGACCACCATTTGAAGGTCTTTTTCAGTGTTTTTGTCTATGTTTACAGTCAGTATAAGCTTTCTCCTGCATATGAAGTTGAGTTTTGGAGTCCCCCTGTGAAATCCAGCCACTTCTACTACATCCCCTAGCCTGTACCTATAGAGTcctgaaaatataattttaaggGTAAAAAGCAATTCAATCAGCTCACATATTACAAACTCACAAGGAAATTATATCCCTAAAGCTCGAGTGTTTAGGAAACCCAAAATATAGCCATTCGAGCCCCTCTGCAGAAGCGCTTGAATGGCTACATTTTTAAAGAATTTTGATGCGCATCTCATTTAGCCTCCAATGATACTTCAATctaattttacaatttttttagaCAAAATGGAGTGGAAAATAGTCTGCCCTGAAACATAGTGACAACAGTGTTTCTACACCTACTCTCCTTTTGTTCAATCACTTCAATCACTTCAATGTGGGCTGTGTATCAACTTCCAAAGAAACTTCAACAGACCACACAAATTTTACAAGGTGAGAATAGTATGGTTTTAAATTTATCCACGTTTCAAGCGGCTACTTAATTTCTCCCTAATGATAACTAGTGGACCACGCAAGATAGATTTCTTGAAGATGAATGCTGTGCAAGAAATAAATACAGCCCATGTCTGTGTATAATGGAGGTTTGGCTTGTTGCAAAGACATGCCCTACTCAAGTTTTAAACTATTATGAGGATCATTTATGCGAGGGTAATAGGGTAGAATGGTTAACATGCATAACTTATTGGATTCAGAGACTAACTTACCGGTGAAGGTGGTGAGGACGATCTCATACTGTTGTCCAACCTTGACTTGTGAGAGTGGAACTGGTGTATCCTCTATGAAGTCATCAACGACTAGATTGTAATCTTGCTTGTTTCTGTAGAGAGGTATGAATTCAAAGTATGAAAAAGTTGGCACCACTGCAAACGTGACTTCCTCTGGAGGAAAACAAGGATCCACATTCACCCCTATCCA contains:
- the LOC126797346 gene encoding uncharacterized protein LOC126797346, whose translation is MGGEDTWRTAIALVPPRAAPLNQNAEKEDVQWSSNFNNSVNAVYMGFVATAILISMFIIMAIFERFFRRSRPTSQPSDTARTQFSYDNNPKLDHNSSKITNYAREVSVVMPGENTPTFIAHPAPPPCPREHVTWPLHSINASHASTSTPTPEAKF
- the LOC126800319 gene encoding lipoyl synthase, mitochondrial, with amino-acid sequence MQTRFAVLTRTLKSTTRSFSSSSQTSTTASSQFPPTLAGLRARLAAESSTLTEFVGGEDPYSVEVGTKKKPLPKPKWMKESIPGGEKYTQIKKKLRELKLHTVCEEAKCPNLGECWSGGETGTATATIMILGDTCTRGCRFCNVKTSRTPPPADPNEPANVAEAIASWGLDYVVITSVDRDDMADQGSGHFAETVIKLKTLKPNMLIEALIPDFRGDSVCVKKVATSGLDVLAHNIETVEELQSAVRDHRANFKQSLDVLMMAKEYAPAGTLTKTSVMLGCGETPDQVVKTMEKVRAAGVDVMTFGQYMRPSKRHMPVSEYVTPEAFDKYREIGMEMGFRYVASGPMVRSSYKAGEYYIKSMIEADRAASSHPSAA
- the LOC126797345 gene encoding uncharacterized protein LOC126797345, which produces MGCCLGTSRSPKPVPPPLNNGPNHFRPQKPNSLTQIQPKSYAARPETRSPPPPPVVEEETVKEVLSETPFPKPQTADIPPEKTTLSPPPKEEPKLPAEPPPPRGAASEPSQLTESCGVSESYSYSTTTTATTVADGRDDEATSNRKRELGPRANGASGPVRRKRPYSGEVSSQRERGPKPQQRRTPEPAVEKRNRTETASFRGRESSQLRTMQRSGAVPTGVRRETVSSRSRSPATRNVGGVNRAGRGKSPAKVAGRGGGSSSSVGVEEGEKKGNCKEAKEEVLAGKKEAKEVDQPKEGGVSQPQQGNESLDNPLVSLECFIFV